A portion of the Corynebacterium heidelbergense genome contains these proteins:
- a CDS encoding flavodoxin family protein, whose protein sequence is MTTPAPQSGITTAATNPGKSVPAEGQSSGGGNSSEGAAKTLLVVHHSPTEVGQRIAAVVLDAARAAQREIAESGAASVRIVERDALIPDADELRAADAVILGTPANFGYISGALKHYFDSTFDQAKDDTQGLPVSWWIRGGYDTTGAEKALRAITTGLQWDVAVEPVMFTGDVEPQREVLHNMAQAMVGLLVE, encoded by the coding sequence ATGACCACTCCAGCGCCACAATCGGGAATCACCACGGCCGCTACGAACCCGGGGAAATCCGTCCCAGCTGAGGGGCAAAGCTCCGGCGGCGGAAACAGCTCCGAGGGCGCGGCAAAAACGCTGCTTGTCGTCCATCACAGCCCCACGGAAGTGGGCCAGCGCATCGCAGCGGTTGTGCTGGACGCGGCTCGGGCGGCCCAGCGGGAGATTGCGGAATCCGGGGCTGCATCGGTGCGGATTGTGGAGCGGGATGCTCTTATTCCGGACGCCGATGAGCTCCGCGCGGCCGATGCCGTCATCCTCGGCACACCCGCGAACTTCGGCTACATCTCCGGTGCGCTTAAACACTACTTCGATAGCACCTTCGACCAGGCCAAAGACGATACCCAGGGCCTTCCCGTGAGCTGGTGGATCCGCGGCGGGTACGACACAACCGGCGCGGAAAAGGCGCTGCGCGCAATAACAACCGGGCTGCAATGGGATGTGGCCGTGGAACCGGTCATGTTCACCGGAGATGTCGAACCCCAACGGGAAGTACTACACAACATGGCCCAGGCAATGGTGGGACTTTTGGTGGAGTGA